A window of the Drosophila simulans strain w501 chromosome 2L, Prin_Dsim_3.1, whole genome shotgun sequence genome harbors these coding sequences:
- the LOC6732996 gene encoding protein FAM107B isoform X1 — MQRPSSNISSNIMNRMSIFENTAFRHSLADADNAAGTMMSMTSSPPATPTGVQTDSDGLILPKKLINPCMENIDRKELHRELKFNARVGKSVLNQKSELQRAYDKQKERHAAAEQHSPDADIVGGIPGLKGELGRVIMERAQKHEAAAQKQDQEDAEERQYVNPEYLNVRAKLRTAHANN; from the exons ATGCAGCGACCCTCGTCGAATATCTCCAGTAACATCATGAACCGCATGTCCATCTTTGAAA ATACGGCATTCAGGCACAGTCTGGCGGACGCTGACAACGCGGCCGGAACGATGATGTCCATGACCAGCTCCCCGCCGGCCACACCCACTGGCGTCCAGACGGACTCCGATGGGCTGATCCTGCCCAAGAAGCTCATCAATCCCTGCATGGAGAACATCGATCGCAAGGAGCTGCACCGAGAGCTGAAGTTCAATGCCAGAGT GGGCAAGAGCGTGCTGAACCAGAAATCGGAATTGCAACGTGCCTACGACAAGCAGAAGGAGCGGCATGCCGCGGCCGAGCAACACTCGCCGGATGCGGACATCGTCGGCGGGATTCCGGGACTGAAAGGAGAACTCGGGCGCGTGATCATGGAGCGGGCGCAGAAGCACGAGGCGGCGGCTCAGAAGCAGGACCAGGAGGACGCCGAGGAGCGGCAGTACGTGAATCCCGAGTATCTGAACGTGCGGGCCAAGCTGCGCACGGCGCACGCCAACAATTAA
- the LOC6732996 gene encoding protein FAM107B isoform X2 — translation MMSMTSSPPATPTGVQTDSDGLILPKKLINPCMENIDRKELHRELKFNARVGKSVLNQKSELQRAYDKQKERHAAAEQHSPDADIVGGIPGLKGELGRVIMERAQKHEAAAQKQDQEDAEERQYVNPEYLNVRAKLRTAHANN, via the exons ATGATGTCCATGACCAGCTCCCCGCCGGCCACACCCACTGGCGTCCAGACGGACTCCGATGGGCTGATCCTGCCCAAGAAGCTCATCAATCCCTGCATGGAGAACATCGATCGCAAGGAGCTGCACCGAGAGCTGAAGTTCAATGCCAGAGT GGGCAAGAGCGTGCTGAACCAGAAATCGGAATTGCAACGTGCCTACGACAAGCAGAAGGAGCGGCATGCCGCGGCCGAGCAACACTCGCCGGATGCGGACATCGTCGGCGGGATTCCGGGACTGAAAGGAGAACTCGGGCGCGTGATCATGGAGCGGGCGCAGAAGCACGAGGCGGCGGCTCAGAAGCAGGACCAGGAGGACGCCGAGGAGCGGCAGTACGTGAATCCCGAGTATCTGAACGTGCGGGCCAAGCTGCGCACGGCGCACGCCAACAATTAA
- the LOC6732997 gene encoding uncharacterized protein LOC6732997 isoform X1 produces MNRKHNKISNVGSHSHGTKAEPKKYSPQEYREKILSLFPLPPRPAHMCHDAFVKKLLEPYVLETKEAVRAVKMTRDSTGEDSSEDPYEAFRAKMYKTNYTARATVYMARATILARTSVKSILSPEQRDSAAQTTQMFKVRFANLISDFRNVCIIYQLLQLQEILNVMREYPPAGTNPNDTIFGWSFKENLKRFEQQPSTVYVDILEKNKPEATLDDLKFYVDLGELIGLVQALLDDVIHDRDLCAPNGFMELLKDTQVDIDKLIAVPYETIMAEHDSLLEEKEKKNRGGKFHNPKLTAKQHALNKERFQIDFMSPIESRYKVNWTHDVVEQGQYIDFLRCKVLSDELENIEELMRTDSSVWRSCHLEYVTLIEQYKQRINKVQQDYDDDMETAENKLQATLNRVGKCKEDLRSYQEKVEEFHVKIKEVREKIAQEVEKERARLSAARVSKRMSRILARQKEEKKAAAKQAKLDKKLARQNKKSQE; encoded by the exons ATGAACAGAAAACACAATAAGATATCTAATGTCGGGTCCCACAGTCACGGTACCAAGGCGGAACCCAAAAAGTACTCGCCCCAGGAGTACAGGGAGAAAATTCTTAGcctgtttccgcttccgcCGAGACCGGCACATATGTGCCACGATGCGTTCGTGAAGAAACTTCTGGAGCCCTATGTCCTAGAGACCAAAGAGGCTGTTCGAGCCGTAAAGATGACCCGTGATTCCACCGGGGAAGACTCCAGTGAGGATCCATACGAGGCGTTCCGGGCAAAGATGTACAAAACGAACTACACGGCACGGGCCACCGTATACATGGCACGGGCCaccattttggccaggacCAGCGTCAAGTCAATCCTCAGTCCCGAGCAACGAGATTCGGCAGCCCAAACGACCCAAATGTTCAAGGTGCGCTTTGCAAACCTGATATCCGACTTTCGGAACGTGTGCATCATCtaccagctgctgcagctgcaggaaaTCCTCAACGTGATGCGGGAGTATCCGCCAGCTGGCACCAATCCCAACGACACCATCTTCGGCTGGTCCTTCAAGGAGAATCTAAAGCGTTTTGAACAGCAACCGAGCACCGTCTATGTGGACATTCTGGAGAAGAACAAGCCGGAGGCCACGCTCGACGACCTTAAGTTCTATGTGGATCTGGGAGAGTTAATCGGTCTGGTACAGGCCCTCCTAGACGACGTGATCCACGACAGGGATCTCTGTGCGCCCAACGGCTTCATGGAGCTTCTTAA GGACACCCAAGTGGATATCGACAAGCTGATAGCTGTGCCCTACGAGACCATAATGGCCGAACACGATTCCTTACTTGAGGAGAAGGAGAAAAAGAATCGGGGGGGAAAGTTCCACAATCCAAAACTAACGGCCAAGCAGCACGCACTCAACAAGGAACGATTCCAGATCGATT TCATGAGCCCGATCGAATCGCGCTATAAAGTGAATTGGACCCACGATGTTGTGGAACAGGGGCAATACATTGATTTCCTGCGCTGCAAG GTCCTTTCCGACGAGCTGGAAAATATCGAAGAGCTCATGAGAACGGACTCGAGTGTGTGGAGGAGTTGCCATTTGGAGTACGTCACACTGATCGAACAGTACAAGCAGCGCATCAATAAGGTTCAGCAAGATTACGACGACGACATGGAGACGGCCGAGAATAAGTTGCAGGCGACCCTTAACAGGGTGGGCAAGTGCAAGGAAGACCTGAGGTCCTACCAGGAAAAAGTTGAGGAGTTCCAtgtgaaaataaaagaggTGCGAGAAAAGATTGCGCAGGAGGTGGAAAAGGAACGCGCCCGCCTGTCAGCT GCACGAGTTTCTAAACGGATGTCCCGGATATTGGCAAGGCagaaggaggagaagaaggCTGCCGCAAAGCAGGCAAAACTGGACAAAAAGCtggcaagacaaaacaaaaaatctcaAGAATAG
- the LOC6732997 gene encoding uncharacterized protein LOC6732997 isoform X2 produces the protein MNRKHNKISNVGSHSHGTKAEPKKYSPQEYREKILSLFPLPPRPAHMCHDAFVKKLLEPYVLETKEAVRAVKMTRDSTGEDSSEDPYEAFRAKMYKTNYTARATVYMARATILARTSVKSILSPEQRDSAAQTTQMFKVRFANLISDFRNVCIIYQLLQLQEILNVMREYPPAGTNPNDTIFGWSFKENLKRFEQQPSTVYVDILEKNKPEATLDDLKFYVDLGELIGLVQALLDDVIHDRDLCAPNGFMELLKVQIPQGHPSGYRQADSCALRDHNGRTRFLT, from the exons ATGAACAGAAAACACAATAAGATATCTAATGTCGGGTCCCACAGTCACGGTACCAAGGCGGAACCCAAAAAGTACTCGCCCCAGGAGTACAGGGAGAAAATTCTTAGcctgtttccgcttccgcCGAGACCGGCACATATGTGCCACGATGCGTTCGTGAAGAAACTTCTGGAGCCCTATGTCCTAGAGACCAAAGAGGCTGTTCGAGCCGTAAAGATGACCCGTGATTCCACCGGGGAAGACTCCAGTGAGGATCCATACGAGGCGTTCCGGGCAAAGATGTACAAAACGAACTACACGGCACGGGCCACCGTATACATGGCACGGGCCaccattttggccaggacCAGCGTCAAGTCAATCCTCAGTCCCGAGCAACGAGATTCGGCAGCCCAAACGACCCAAATGTTCAAGGTGCGCTTTGCAAACCTGATATCCGACTTTCGGAACGTGTGCATCATCtaccagctgctgcagctgcaggaaaTCCTCAACGTGATGCGGGAGTATCCGCCAGCTGGCACCAATCCCAACGACACCATCTTCGGCTGGTCCTTCAAGGAGAATCTAAAGCGTTTTGAACAGCAACCGAGCACCGTCTATGTGGACATTCTGGAGAAGAACAAGCCGGAGGCCACGCTCGACGACCTTAAGTTCTATGTGGATCTGGGAGAGTTAATCGGTCTGGTACAGGCCCTCCTAGACGACGTGATCCACGACAGGGATCTCTGTGCGCCCAACGGCTTCATGGAGCTTCTTAA AGTACAAATCCCCCAGGGACACCCAAGTGGATATCGACAAGCTGATAGCTGTGCCCTACGAGACCATAATGGCCGAACACGATTCCTTACTTGA
- the LOC6732998 gene encoding uncharacterized protein LOC6732998 has product MFRALVILVVALANTWATDYNALIDDEGIFVKCSEAPAGSLGPRDGFNLDNMVMNMDTEGIYVSGNMTVKLNFLPSDRISARFSVMHYERGSWQPTMFNFHSPNFCDVMFDEDQYWFKYWFKNIRNREEIREKCLKVKDTVLVYDEFLMVLHLENVNTSNLQGRYKAVITLEAFDEHDVRRPSSFCVEIRGDLERVA; this is encoded by the exons ATGTTTCGAGCCCTGGTGATTCTTGTTGTGGCCCTGGCCAACACTTGGGCAACGGACTACAACGCTCTGATTGACGATGAGGGCATCTTCGTGAAGTGCTCAGAAGCCCCAGCCGGTTCCCTTGGTCCCCGCGATGGATTTAACCTCGACAATATGGTGATGAATATGGACACAGAAGGCATCTACGTATCGGGGAATATGACCGTCAAACTTAACTTTCTGCCCTCCGATCGCATTTCC GCTAGGTTCAGCGTGATGCACTATGAACGTGGTAGTTGGCAACCCACAATGTTCAACTTTCACTCCCCCAACTTTTGCGACGTGATGTTTGACGAAGATCAATACTGGTTCAAGTattggtttaaaaatattcgaaacCGAGAGGAGATCCGTGAAAAATGCTTGAAAGTGAAAGAT ACCGTGCTGGTGTATGATGAGTTCTTGATGGTCCTGCACCTAGAAAATGTCAATACCTCAAACTTACAGGGGCGCTACAAGGCTGTGATTACTCTGGAGGCTTTCGATGAACACGATGTGCGACGACCATCATCCTTCTGTGTTGAAATAAGAGGCGACCTTGAGAGGGTTGCCTAG
- the LOC6732999 gene encoding uncharacterized protein LOC6732999, producing MISLSAILALVVSSVWATDYTLEFEDSDLYAECSEKLPGAIGLREAFDMRNIVTELDMDGLHLSGNCTTVWDVPSTNRIALRMSVMHFDRGTWQPTVFNTYAPDFCAVMFDKELSWYKYWLKYFANRKEISEKCIGSKGTVLVYKPFIMKPLFQNVIGPIYRGRVKAVFNFESYDKNNVREPTFVCFEVRGQLEKIKL from the exons ATGATTAGTCTTTCCGCAATCCTCGCTTTGGTCGTGAGCAGCGTGTGGGCCACGGACTATACATTGGAGTTCGAGGATTCGGACCTGTACGCGGAGTGCAGTGAAAAACTGCCAGGGGCGATTGGCCTCCGTGAAGCTTTCGATATGAGGAATATAGTGACTGAGCTGGACATGGATGGCCTTCATTTGTCGGGCAATTGCACCACCGTGTGGGATGTACCGTCCACCAATCGCATTGCA CTCAGGATGTCGGTTATGCATTTTGACCGCGGAACTTGGCAGCCCACTGTATTCAACACCTATGCTCCAGACTTTTGCGCCGTGATGTTCGACAAGGAGCTCTCCTGGTACAAGTATTGGTTGAAATACTTTGCCAACCGCAAAGAGATTAGTGAGAAGTGCATTGGAAGCAAAGGT ACCGTCCTTGTATATAAGCCATTCATCATGAAGCCGCTTTTTCAAAACGTAATTGGACCAATTTATCGCGGTCGCGTTAAGGCGGTATTTAACTTTGAGTCGTACGACAAAAACAACGTTAGAGAACCgacatttgtttgctttgaagTCAGGGGCCAGCTTGAGAAGATTAAACTATAA
- the LOC6733000 gene encoding uncharacterized protein LOC6733000 yields the protein MLYKVGTITAWHTTMFATLLILILASTDILATDYILLVEDSDIYTPCTDGPPGSVSLNEAFDVSEMPVEMDEEGIHVSGNITTRWSLPRNYRISAKMSVLHFNRGNWEPTVFNSLTPDFCDAMFNPNLFWYKYWFKNFENRDEIQEKCLATQGTVLVYNPFVVVPRLNNVMGPTLKGRYKVVFLFEAFNEQDERQPSSVCFEITGDAEKIKN from the exons ATGCTATATAAGGTCGGAACAATAACTGCTTGGCACACAACAATGTTTGCTACTCTGCTGATTCTCATCTTGGCGTCGACTGACATTTTGGCCACAGACTATATACTACTGGTCGAGGACTCAGACATCTACACGCCGTGCACGGATGGTCCTCCTGGATCTGTTAGTCTCAATGAAGCCTTCGACGTAAGCGAAATGCCGGTTGAAATGGATGAAGAGGGGATTCATGTGTCCGGAAATATTACAACTAGATGGAGTTTGCCGCGCAACTATCGAATTTCT GCTAAGATGAGTGTGCTCCACTTTAACCGCGGCAACTGGGAGCCGACCGTATTTAACTCTCTAACGCCGGACTTCTGCGACGCGATGTTTAATCCGAATCTGTTTTGGTACAAATACTGGttcaaaaattttgaaaaccgCGATGAGATCCAAGAGAAGTGTCTCGCTACACAGGGT ACCGTGTTGGTGTACAATCCCTTCGTTGTGGTTCCCCGACTAAATAACGTTATGGGACCCACCCTCAAAGGACGCTACAAAGTGGTTTTCCTGTTCGAAGCATTCAACGAACAGGACGAACGGCAGCCTTCATCCGTGTGCTTCGAGATCACGGGCGACgctgaaaaaataaagaattga
- the LOC6733002 gene encoding glyoxylate reductase/hydroxypyruvate reductase isoform X1: MLNRFIGLSAAIVGRSSRVSGFPFSPLLKAGGSRNQSQNRTMSAGKAFKVLVTHPEVPQEGIDLLKENCEIIQVQSVPINRAELLEKIRGVDGVLWGGHEPLNAEALDAAGPQLKSISTMSAGIDYVDVPEVKRRKIPLGHTPTVLNTAVADLAVGLLIAASRRFHEGRKTIDNDKWENYHLNWLLGQDIRDSTVGFYGFGGIGQAIAKRLSGFDIDKVLYTTRRRVHKEIEEEFNAKKVDFDTLLAESDFVVIASPLTKDTQGVFNATAFNKMKQTAVLVNIARGKIVNQDDLYEALKSNRIFSAGLDVTDPEPLSPKDKLLTLDNVVILPHIGSATKRTRADMSTIAAHNVLRGLAGEPMLSPAY, translated from the exons ATGCTAAACAGGTTCATTGGTTTATCGGCTGCGATCGTGGGTCGGAGCAGTCGGGTCAGCGGCTTTCCGTTCTCGCCGCTCCTTAAAGCTGG GGGCAGCAGAAATCAGAGCCAGAACCGCACCATGTCCGCTGGCAAGGCTTTCAAGGTCCTGGTGACACACCCCGAGGTTCCCCAGGAGGGCATTGATCTGCTGAAGGAGAACTGCGAGATCATCCAGGTGCAGAGTGTTCCCATCAACAGGGCGGAGCTGCTGGAGAAAATCCGTGGCGTGGATGGCGTTCTCTGGGGTGGACACGAGCCCCTCAATGCCGAGGCCCTCGATGCTGCCGGTCCCCAGCTGAAATCCATCTCCACCATGTCGGCGGGCATCGACTACGTCGATGTGCCGGAGGTCAAGAGGCGCAAGATCCCGCTGGGACACACGCCCACCGTCCTCAACACCGCCGTGGCCGATTTGGCAGTGGGTCTCCTAATCGCCGCCAGTCGCCGTTTCCACGAGGGTCGCAAGACCATCGACAA TGACAAGTGGGAAAACTACCATCTTAACTGGCTGTTGGGCCAGGATATCCGTGATTCCACCGTGGGATTCTACGGCTTCGGAGGCATTGGACAGGCTATTGCCAAGCGTTTGTCTGGATTCGACATTGACAAGGTGCTGTACACCACCCGTCGTCGTGTTCACAAGGAGATCGAGGAGGAGTTCAATGCCAAGAAAGTGGACTTCGATACCCTTCTGGCCGAGAGTGACTTTGTTGTGATCGCTTCTCCTTTGACGAAGGACACACAGGGCGTCTTTAATGCCACCGCCTTCAACAAGATGAAGCAGACTGCTGTGCTGGTTAACATTGCCAGAGGCA AAATCGTCAACCAGGATGACCTCTATGAGGCTTTGAAGTCCAACCGAATCTTTTCCGCCGGACTCGACGTCACGGATCCGGAACCATTGTCGCCCAAGGACAAGCTGCTGACGCTTGACAATGTTG TCATCCTGCCCCATATTGGATCCGCCACGAAGCGCACCCGTGCCGACATGTCCACCATTGCTGCCCACAATGTGCTTCGCGGTTTGGCTGGGGAGCCCATGCTGTCGCCCGCCTACTAG
- the LOC6733002 gene encoding glyoxylate reductase/hydroxypyruvate reductase isoform X2: protein MLNRFIGLSAAIVGRSSRVSGFPFSPLLKAGNQSQNRTMSAGKAFKVLVTHPEVPQEGIDLLKENCEIIQVQSVPINRAELLEKIRGVDGVLWGGHEPLNAEALDAAGPQLKSISTMSAGIDYVDVPEVKRRKIPLGHTPTVLNTAVADLAVGLLIAASRRFHEGRKTIDNDKWENYHLNWLLGQDIRDSTVGFYGFGGIGQAIAKRLSGFDIDKVLYTTRRRVHKEIEEEFNAKKVDFDTLLAESDFVVIASPLTKDTQGVFNATAFNKMKQTAVLVNIARGKIVNQDDLYEALKSNRIFSAGLDVTDPEPLSPKDKLLTLDNVVILPHIGSATKRTRADMSTIAAHNVLRGLAGEPMLSPAY from the exons ATGCTAAACAGGTTCATTGGTTTATCGGCTGCGATCGTGGGTCGGAGCAGTCGGGTCAGCGGCTTTCCGTTCTCGCCGCTCCTTAAAGCTGG AAATCAGAGCCAGAACCGCACCATGTCCGCTGGCAAGGCTTTCAAGGTCCTGGTGACACACCCCGAGGTTCCCCAGGAGGGCATTGATCTGCTGAAGGAGAACTGCGAGATCATCCAGGTGCAGAGTGTTCCCATCAACAGGGCGGAGCTGCTGGAGAAAATCCGTGGCGTGGATGGCGTTCTCTGGGGTGGACACGAGCCCCTCAATGCCGAGGCCCTCGATGCTGCCGGTCCCCAGCTGAAATCCATCTCCACCATGTCGGCGGGCATCGACTACGTCGATGTGCCGGAGGTCAAGAGGCGCAAGATCCCGCTGGGACACACGCCCACCGTCCTCAACACCGCCGTGGCCGATTTGGCAGTGGGTCTCCTAATCGCCGCCAGTCGCCGTTTCCACGAGGGTCGCAAGACCATCGACAA TGACAAGTGGGAAAACTACCATCTTAACTGGCTGTTGGGCCAGGATATCCGTGATTCCACCGTGGGATTCTACGGCTTCGGAGGCATTGGACAGGCTATTGCCAAGCGTTTGTCTGGATTCGACATTGACAAGGTGCTGTACACCACCCGTCGTCGTGTTCACAAGGAGATCGAGGAGGAGTTCAATGCCAAGAAAGTGGACTTCGATACCCTTCTGGCCGAGAGTGACTTTGTTGTGATCGCTTCTCCTTTGACGAAGGACACACAGGGCGTCTTTAATGCCACCGCCTTCAACAAGATGAAGCAGACTGCTGTGCTGGTTAACATTGCCAGAGGCA AAATCGTCAACCAGGATGACCTCTATGAGGCTTTGAAGTCCAACCGAATCTTTTCCGCCGGACTCGACGTCACGGATCCGGAACCATTGTCGCCCAAGGACAAGCTGCTGACGCTTGACAATGTTG TCATCCTGCCCCATATTGGATCCGCCACGAAGCGCACCCGTGCCGACATGTCCACCATTGCTGCCCACAATGTGCTTCGCGGTTTGGCTGGGGAGCCCATGCTGTCGCCCGCCTACTAG
- the LOC6733002 gene encoding glyoxylate reductase/hydroxypyruvate reductase isoform X3, translated as MRSITAIFLLPLIVALLIADSNASLPRRGSRNQSQNRTMSAGKAFKVLVTHPEVPQEGIDLLKENCEIIQVQSVPINRAELLEKIRGVDGVLWGGHEPLNAEALDAAGPQLKSISTMSAGIDYVDVPEVKRRKIPLGHTPTVLNTAVADLAVGLLIAASRRFHEGRKTIDNDKWENYHLNWLLGQDIRDSTVGFYGFGGIGQAIAKRLSGFDIDKVLYTTRRRVHKEIEEEFNAKKVDFDTLLAESDFVVIASPLTKDTQGVFNATAFNKMKQTAVLVNIARGKIVNQDDLYEALKSNRIFSAGLDVTDPEPLSPKDKLLTLDNVVVLPHIGAPLLPIM; from the exons ATGAGATCGATTACCGCCATTTTCCTGCTGCCACTTATTGTGGCCTTGCTGATCGCCGATAGTAATGCCTCCCTCCCACGCAGGGGCAGCAGAAATCAGAGCCAGAACCGCACCATGTCCGCTGGCAAGGCTTTCAAGGTCCTGGTGACACACCCCGAGGTTCCCCAGGAGGGCATTGATCTGCTGAAGGAGAACTGCGAGATCATCCAGGTGCAGAGTGTTCCCATCAACAGGGCGGAGCTGCTGGAGAAAATCCGTGGCGTGGATGGCGTTCTCTGGGGTGGACACGAGCCCCTCAATGCCGAGGCCCTCGATGCTGCCGGTCCCCAGCTGAAATCCATCTCCACCATGTCGGCGGGCATCGACTACGTCGATGTGCCGGAGGTCAAGAGGCGCAAGATCCCGCTGGGACACACGCCCACCGTCCTCAACACCGCCGTGGCCGATTTGGCAGTGGGTCTCCTAATCGCCGCCAGTCGCCGTTTCCACGAGGGTCGCAAGACCATCGACAA TGACAAGTGGGAAAACTACCATCTTAACTGGCTGTTGGGCCAGGATATCCGTGATTCCACCGTGGGATTCTACGGCTTCGGAGGCATTGGACAGGCTATTGCCAAGCGTTTGTCTGGATTCGACATTGACAAGGTGCTGTACACCACCCGTCGTCGTGTTCACAAGGAGATCGAGGAGGAGTTCAATGCCAAGAAAGTGGACTTCGATACCCTTCTGGCCGAGAGTGACTTTGTTGTGATCGCTTCTCCTTTGACGAAGGACACACAGGGCGTCTTTAATGCCACCGCCTTCAACAAGATGAAGCAGACTGCTGTGCTGGTTAACATTGCCAGAGGCA AAATCGTCAACCAGGATGACCTCTATGAGGCTTTGAAGTCCAACCGAATCTTTTCCGCCGGACTCGACGTCACGGATCCGGAACCATTGTCGCCCAAGGACAAGCTGCTGACGCTTGACAATGTTG TTGTCCTGCCCCATATTGGGGCACCATTACTGCCTATAATGTGA
- the LOC6733002 gene encoding glyoxylate reductase/hydroxypyruvate reductase isoform X4: protein MSAGKAFKVLVTHPEVPQEGIDLLKENCEIIQVQSVPINRAELLEKIRGVDGVLWGGHEPLNAEALDAAGPQLKSISTMSAGIDYVDVPEVKRRKIPLGHTPTVLNTAVADLAVGLLIAASRRFHEGRKTIDNDKWENYHLNWLLGQDIRDSTVGFYGFGGIGQAIAKRLSGFDIDKVLYTTRRRVHKEIEEEFNAKKVDFDTLLAESDFVVIASPLTKDTQGVFNATAFNKMKQTAVLVNIARGKIVNQDDLYEALKSNRIFSAGLDVTDPEPLSPKDKLLTLDNVVILPHIGSATKRTRADMSTIAAHNVLRGLAGEPMLSPAY from the exons ATGTCCGCTGGCAAGGCTTTCAAGGTCCTGGTGACACACCCCGAGGTTCCCCAGGAGGGCATTGATCTGCTGAAGGAGAACTGCGAGATCATCCAGGTGCAGAGTGTTCCCATCAACAGGGCGGAGCTGCTGGAGAAAATCCGTGGCGTGGATGGCGTTCTCTGGGGTGGACACGAGCCCCTCAATGCCGAGGCCCTCGATGCTGCCGGTCCCCAGCTGAAATCCATCTCCACCATGTCGGCGGGCATCGACTACGTCGATGTGCCGGAGGTCAAGAGGCGCAAGATCCCGCTGGGACACACGCCCACCGTCCTCAACACCGCCGTGGCCGATTTGGCAGTGGGTCTCCTAATCGCCGCCAGTCGCCGTTTCCACGAGGGTCGCAAGACCATCGACAA TGACAAGTGGGAAAACTACCATCTTAACTGGCTGTTGGGCCAGGATATCCGTGATTCCACCGTGGGATTCTACGGCTTCGGAGGCATTGGACAGGCTATTGCCAAGCGTTTGTCTGGATTCGACATTGACAAGGTGCTGTACACCACCCGTCGTCGTGTTCACAAGGAGATCGAGGAGGAGTTCAATGCCAAGAAAGTGGACTTCGATACCCTTCTGGCCGAGAGTGACTTTGTTGTGATCGCTTCTCCTTTGACGAAGGACACACAGGGCGTCTTTAATGCCACCGCCTTCAACAAGATGAAGCAGACTGCTGTGCTGGTTAACATTGCCAGAGGCA AAATCGTCAACCAGGATGACCTCTATGAGGCTTTGAAGTCCAACCGAATCTTTTCCGCCGGACTCGACGTCACGGATCCGGAACCATTGTCGCCCAAGGACAAGCTGCTGACGCTTGACAATGTTG TCATCCTGCCCCATATTGGATCCGCCACGAAGCGCACCCGTGCCGACATGTCCACCATTGCTGCCCACAATGTGCTTCGCGGTTTGGCTGGGGAGCCCATGCTGTCGCCCGCCTACTAG
- the LOC6733004 gene encoding glyoxylate reductase/hydroxypyruvate reductase produces the protein MSRATRAFKVLISHPNVPVPALELLRSRGAETIICQSVPPSRDEILQKVPGVDAIYWAHYQPLNAGILDAAGSQLRCVSTMSSGIDFVDIPEFQKRGIPLGHTPGVVKNAVADLAIGLMIAAGRHFHAGRTEIERSQWKIEQINWMMGQEIRDSVIGFFGFGGISQAIAKRLQCWDVSKIIYHTRTRKENDGDFKAEHVSFEQLLQESDFLVVAAPLTNETREKFNGKAFDLMKRSSVFVNVARGGLVNQTDLHDALTTGTISAAGLDVTTPEPLPADSPLLKVPNCVILPHMGTQTMKTTIEMSLLAANNILNAIEGKPMIRPAY, from the exons ATGTCTCGTGCGACCAGGGCCTTTAAAGTGCTGATTTCGCATCCAAATGTCCCAGTACCGGCTCTGGAACTGCTTCGATCCCGTGGAGCGGAGACCATCATCTGCCAGAGTGTGCCGCCCTCGAGGGATGAGATCCTGCAGAAGGTGCCCGGCGTGGATGCCATCTATTGGGCGCATTACCAGCCCCTGAATGCCGGAATACTGGATGCTGCTGGATCCCAGCTGCGTTGCGTGAGCACCATGTCCTCCGGAATCGATTTTGTGGATATTCCGGAGTTCCAGAAGAGGGGAATCCCATTGGGCCACACTCCGGGGGTGGTGAAAAATGCAGTGGCCGATCTCGCCATTGGCTTGATGATTGCAGCCGGTCGTCACTTTCACGCCGGTCGCACCGAAATCGAGAG GTCCCAATGGAAAATCGAGCAGATCAACTGGATGATGGGTCAGGAGATTCGCGATTCCGTCATCGGTTTCTTTGGATTTGGCGGCATTAGTCAGGCCATTGCCAAGCGATTGCAGTGCTGGGATGTGTCCAAGATCATCTACCATACTCGCACCCGAAAGGAAAACGATGGCGACTTCAAAGCAGAGCACGTGTCGTTTGAACAACTTTTACAAGAAAGTGACTTCCTGGTGGTAGCTGCTCCACTAACAAACGAAACTCGAGAGAAGTTCAACGGAAAGGCGTTTGACCTGATGAAGAGGAGTTCTGTGTTTGTCAATGTGGCCAGAGGAG GTCTGGTAAATCAAACTGACCTTCATGACGCCCTGACAACTGGTACAATTTCTGCCGCAGGCTTGGATGTGACCACACCAGAACCACTGCCCGCCGATAGTCCTCTTCTCAAAGTGCCCAATTGTG TTATCCTACCCCATATGGGCACTCAGACAATGAAGACTACCATTGAAATGAGTTTGCTTGCTGCCAATAATATTTTGAACGCCATCGAAGGGAAGCCTATGATAAGGCCAGCCTACTGA